The genomic region ttaatttttttcagtttctatacctcaattgcacccaaattgacttaatgtccctcagtgtggtgcaaattatcagtcccgataacaaattacgaaaatacccctagtgggtaaaaatttgtatttttgctccgaaaatttccattatttttctaggctcataattcatcattattcatcataattcctcaaataaccatcaagatcagcagccaatattcccctagaaaattcagcataatgggtttcaatgggagaaaattatatttctagcttatttttgctatatttcaatataacttaactaaaatcacttaattcaattaaaatcaaccaaaaatcaagctcaaaactcatccatggaggtttggccagcatgggtgtccatacccactttctaattttgcatggaaatgagaaaaaaatgcatgggtagtgaaaatcacaaggaaaatcaatgaaatttacctttttaatgcttgatttcttgatttctcttgattttctccaaatttttcaggtaggattttttttttttttttccccttttctcccctggtttggacagctgaagaagatgagaattctggaatttttacctttttaaaggctaaaataatataatattattttattcatttttttaatgttttattaattccttaaattctagccatccatttgtttccaaattttcaccatacacttgtcccacatatccatagcttagataaaattctcagacttatccaaagtcttggtggagtaatttttgaaatttacacttttacccccgtaaaagtcaaaaattacatttttgccccaaaaattgaaaaattgcccatagacatatttttcatcccttatactcataccattctccaatttgtcaaatttgatctaaattctctcaaaatctcaaattttgtccgcgggtggcaaaattacgattttgcccctacactctagaaatcactggaattaaactttttcactgccaaaccctcaaattatactccaatactcaaatcatactccaataagtcaaatggggctaaaaaaattcttttctaaaaattcccattgtgtccttgggtggcaaatgaccattttgcccctggacAGTAAAAATTCTAGTTTGActtcaaattgatcctcgaactccaaatcaccatattaaaccattctgggactttaatattcttaatttcattttaaattctctatttgatctagttcgagacttaaattaacttaattgtaccatttggtacattgtcgtcttttaacgatttttctttcagggctttccaagtatgcaagcatattgtcaatcatatgaatgacatggaaagtattttataaggtcgggcttgacaacactaccccccttaaaataaaattttgacctcaaaatttcatgtaCTGAACTCAGAGAAAATGTGGGGGTATTGTTTTCTCATCTAATGCTCGACTTCTTATGTCCtcccctttatagggaatttcgatttgttcacctcatttacctccaattcaactcaAGTACTTcgcttatgtctattattatcctttaaaatcagatcaacaataaccttcacaattatgatctcttatatcgagacaccaagcatgcttctattactatcattaagcttgaaccataactccatctcaatcataccaatttcgatcgcattttattcttatttaggtataccaatcactatcttattacttcattccatatcaaacttctcgactttcattcattcatcctatcCTCATACACTATTGTGTAGTTTACAATATCATTAACACGCCATACTCATTCCTGTACATATCCTCAGCGTTCGGGAAAATTAATGGCTTTAATTATTTCTACATATTTCATGTTTACtttgcatttaggaaatttcaatcttcttaatcctattaatccatctcatatggcttaatcGTACTATAGATTATATTCCCTTAactatttctccaaaattccttaggtcACCATAAATCGTCTTCTGATAAGATTCTTAATCgttacattatctatacaactcatcaaatatattgagttcaaatcttgaaccactaaaaccattattcatttagttgggtacatcactactccacacatacatatacatatacattcAAATGTCtatattcctcattatgtatacgagtctctgttttcaaatgccttcagactaatttctcttaattcattcccatccacaatcaagattcaatagaataatcttcataattcatacaaattctcatcatgcctGTGCATAGTTCCTCATCATTTATATACTTATATtctcttcttatcatttccaattatatgcttaagtttccttgtactgtatatcattgcatcacaatgtcatctccattgaattataatctattatgcgtgtatgttttataatcccattggtatctcaaaaatttatcttgacttgatcattgcatcttatgcaatactacaattcctaaaagtcatccttattcCTCGATTATCCTTCATGTCTCCTATATATTGTATCCTTATTGCATttcgatattgatttgtcacttaaaactcagattcatttgaatcatgtatgcctcacgcattttcgaattccaattcccataatatattaagaaagtttcattatctgacttcattatcaaggttaacttctatcatcctttattccactctttcatatgaatataacatcattcttccttaactaatttacaaattgtacttgaaattacaagacttgaaactaaattctcctcaagtactttttAATGTTAATACTTATACCACTCTCAGCTtatagcttcctttttataactacataacttagtgcttgctttcacaagatccatggcagaacttctcttgagtatttccttagggatatttattttaaatttatgtctcacaacataTGATCATTTAACCCGTAACTTAGCCATTTGGCtccttagcaagtttcaaagtCACGCATCTTATGCTCATCATGtataacttataattctttctcaagggcgtttaaacattcttgaaacacttaatcacttatttactcttttatacaccaagtatatcatttccataaaggcatgcccaactactcatgcttcaatttatctccatgggtttctagcatgtcacctagtttacttgtgttgttactaatcctttcctttcaacaaggTCAAGACAAGATCAGTATATTCtcataacaatattctatataaactcatttgctatatcattattgaaatctttatttacattttcctcacttggtattgacatctcttatcagtatctcatacattcatctaaccttTCGCTCGCTTCCTCTTTAGTCTTTAACAAgacttaatctcttgtcttctttatttcttaagatttgacttcagtcatcatattattcatcttaacactccacatgttaatttatttttatgtagccatctcaaaaattctctaacttttctttctcttacatgccaatatatataaggcaataataaaaaaaaaaaaaaaaaactttgcaatttcactcatcatctttatcttaatacctcccaatgcacttaagactccaaacaacaaagcttAGCATGAAAACCAATGACCATTCTTCAACTCGtgagtttcatcttcatgccACTCTCAATTTGCTCTGCTTTCTAGCCATTAGGGGTTCTTAACGTGACAGCGTTTAATAGTCAGAACTGTGGCGTTGCAACGGTTTGAATTCACTTTATCTTAGCAACTCTTCCACCTTTAAAGCTACTACCTCAATTATTCACAATCGTGTGGCTTCCCTTCGAGTCTATACCACAATTAGCAAgactaactttctatcacaagtgtGCGATCAAAACATTGATTTAACGTATTTATTTTGCCACTAGCATTCAtatatctttaccataacatttaatacaagtttgcttaagcaaaaatctccaaatttattcatagctaCATGTATCTCAAATTGCTCATCACTTATCATCAGTCAATAAATCCCACTCGAAAATACcctttccatattgtatagtgaTTTCACCATATAGCATCACTGCACGATGTTCCTCCATTCTACTATCACGCATACTccatagaaattaattaaaagatttacgtaccttaactaatgctaattccatttaatcatatcttaaatacttcaaacttgtaaattacaactccaaatgtatgtccatatattgataatctttatatatttcatgatcatgaaaactacaacttacaaactagctttctatcatacGTACTTTATTAGAGCACtaatttcaacttatttaATCTACCCTTGgtggtatgtcaaaatcatccCTGTCTCGGTTGCAATCCAgaggaatctctcctctgtatATCCGTATgagctggtggagatggaGCAGCTACCGTAGCCCGTCCTAACTGTGGACAATCTCTCCTAATGTGACCCAGTTGATCACAATGAAAACATCGTGCAGGCCCTCTGCACGGCCCAACatgataattcccacaatttctgcatctaCGTGAACTTCCTGAAACAGAGGAGTTTTTGCCCCTGTTTggtggctgactagaagatacacttagatttctcctttttgctaACTCAGCTCGCAGACTCTTATTTTCATTCGCAAGCTTCTCGGCTCTTAAAGCCATTCGCACCACCTCTTTAGCCACGGTTGCGTCCGACTCACccataaaagaaacacaactATGTTGCCTAGCCTCTTTAAGCTTCTTAGAATCAGAAACATCCAGCACTGGTGGTGGGACAGGAGGTGGGGATGGTGGTACTGAAGGAGCAGCCAGAGGAACTGTAGGAAGAGCTTGACCAGCCTGAGCCTGGCCAGCAATAGCAGTAAAGAAGGCTGCTAATGCCTGAACTGCCTCAAGAGGCATAGCAAGAATACTAGTAAGTGGCagaggaggtggaggatgtggaggagtctCGGTTTGTtcagcagcaggtgctgcccgaatggtgGATGCAGTCGATTCCTCCTCTATTGCACCTAACTGACGACGTTGGaaacgacctcttcccctcccaactGATCTAGTGAAAGGTGGTTGTTCGCGTCGAGGAGAcataataatctataagagGGAACAAAGTGAGTTTAGGCAAcctcaggctctatatgcttatgcatgtattttattcaacctaacctaacttaactcggggccacactgacactgtaaatttttaaaacagctttaaaataactttaaacccaaaactCTAATCTTTCAAACCAacagctctgataccaacttaattgtcacgacccggaactcccatcgagcccgtgacaaccgccgcgacgtctcaatttacattcattacccggaatgtcaaccgagaccccgcaaggctttaatatcagcttctcatttcccctgtgggtaactgtttccaaataccacattttaaaagattttaaactgtttccaacttaaacaaatgaaataataatttccgtctcacaggggtatttttgtcatttatcccaaaaatctcaaaaatcatctaaaaatatagtatgtaagtggaaaacacatatttcttaatcaaaaataattttggatgtctaaaacattcgtttaaaatggaattatgactgttataataaaataaaaatattcaataaaatattcaattttcacataaaacgatattttaagaacactgcataaataatttttatagcgtaaaagcaaaataaattcttacataccgtaatacagataaccaaagtatagaatttaatttacagtgacacgtgggcccacgaatgaccaaaagtatcaaaagaaatgaacctacagtctttggatgtggcaagttcaactgtaatcctcgccgatatcagttatctacaatctattctgagcctgaaatgggtggaaatgagggtggtgagattataaaatcccagtgagtaaacaaacatcactcaaaatatctaaagtcgagtaaaaggagactattaaaacatttcatcaaactgtaatttatcatctttcaacttatttcaaccaaatgaaatcaatttatttaaagcaagtaatcagtatggcttatgaatttcttaaaaagcttggctcatgccaaaaattattatcatactcagttatttgggataccttggccgagggctatcccaactgagtccgccaaggctattagaaagtcatgtttttattttgaaaacatagccattccttgacgttggccgagttccccttcacgaggtggtttggcgtgaagtgaactctaaaagttatacctcaggagttaccctactcgcctctccaaccgaggtaaaaatataacaggattccgtgcccctctaataggctagtccacagaatccagcccactgcagcaggtcaaacccaccatacaataaaattttgacagcatgacagggctaatatattactacccagcctgcaagggtaaaataaagcaattcatataattcataaaaaacacagcccagccagtcatgccaatacaataacataagccattaattcaattttaaatttacaacatatcagtggtctccaattactctattttcaaaatcgttatttcgtttcaagacaatttataaaatattttcatttaaactcattttgtttacaaaacataaaaatttaccatttgaactcattttcataaaattcaccaaaaccgaataaaaacatactttagataattaaaatgatggtaaggttactcaccgtgtctagagtggggattttcgaaatactcagactactggtcctcgggtgcaattcccttgcctttatcggaggactcaccaccttgacacagtacaaaatcgagaaattcaccacattggtactaaattgaaattaaactaatttagactactaatgcttgatatggaatgcaaaaatgtctaaatttttgcctaaatgcggtgttagcctatttcggtcttttacccgataaatcgatatacgcgtccgtttaaactccaaattaatttttttcagtttctatacctcaattgcacccaaattgacttaatgtccctcagtgtggtgcaaattatcagtctcgatagcaaattacgaaaatacccctagtgggtaaaaattcatatttttgctccgaaaattcccattatttttctaggctcataattcatcattattcatcataattcctcaaataaacatcaagatcagcagccaatattccccaagaaaattcagcataatgggtttcaatgggagaaaattatttctctagcttatttttgttatatttcaatataacctaactaaaatcacttaattcaattaaaatcaaccaaaactcaagttcaaaactcatccatggaggtttggccagcatgggtgtccatacccactttctaattttgcatgaaaatgagaaaaaaatgcatgggtagtgaaaatcacaaggaaaatcaatgaaacttacctttttaatgcttgatttcttgatttctcttgattttccccaaatttttcagctagggttcttatttcttttccccctttttctctcttggtttggacagctgaagaagatgagaattctggaattttgacgtttttaaaggctaaaataatataatattattttattcattttttttgttttattaattccttaaattctagccatccatttatttccaaattttcaccatacacttgtcccacatatccatagcttagataaaattctcagacttatccaaactcttggtggagtaatttttaaaatttacacttttgcccccgtaaaaagtcaaaaattacttttttgccccaaaatttgaaaaattgcccatagacatatttttcatcccttatactcataccattctccaatttgtcaaattttatctaaattctctcaaaatctcaaattttatccgtgggtggaaaaattacgattttttgcccctacactccaaaaatcaccggaattaaactttttctctgccaaaccctcaaattatactacaatactcaaatcatactccaataagttaaatggggccaaaaaaatcttttctcaaaattcccattttgtcctcatgtggcaaatgaccattttaccgctagatagtgaaaatttcggtttgactccaaattgatcctcgaactccgaattaccattttgagtcatccctgaattgtgaaactcttaatttcacctcaaaattcctatttgaactagtttgaggcttaatcgacttaatggtaccattaggggcaatatcgtcttttaacgattcctcaaacttcctaaacatgcaaacattctattgagcatgtaaatgacgtcataattattttatagaacagggtttgacgtCATCATTCAAAGCCGCAACTCTCAAGGTTCAATCTTGACTTTTGCTCTCTTGGTGTAGTACTTAAATTTTGATAAGGATTTCAACCACCTTCCAATCAGAAATGGGTGAAGTGggaaacatgaaagttgtatcattttctcttagctttccaatgatCTAAGAATCACCTCATTTAGAGTTCTATAGAGAATGTTATGGTCAAAATGTTGAGACATGTGCAGCGAAGGTCTACATCTCATGAACACCCAACTTGACaacttttcatcctttttgTTTCAAACCTATAAAAACAgcaaattaatcaataataatatatcTTATGAACATAAACACCAATTTAAGCacaaaattaactaagattagatcgACTTATGTaattaactaacttaaaataattaaataaaacctaattaatttctacacattactacaagaactaagctaaattattatcaaaattaagttcaaataactctatatcatagagttatcaatgaACATACCTTTCCTTGATCCTGTTTCTATTATTTGGTTTAAATTGACAAGCAACATGGGATGAATTTTTCTCCTTAATCTCATTCAAATTaggtaaaatggtaaacaCAAGAATTGTAGCTTGTTTCTTAGCCTTCTAATGTATTTAGAATCACGTCATTTGGAGCTtcagagagaaagttatgccCAAATTACCGATATAGGTGTTTCCTTTACAAGATTTTCGATTCTTGACTCCTAGTGAATTGGAGTAAATTCACCACCACACCAAAAATTGATTTCTCAACCAGATAAACTaaccacttattcttcaagaatggctttcaacttgaaccttgaaTGGACAAGGTACGGAATGCTAAATTAAGATGGTAACAATtgaatttctcttttttttttctttaaatctaTGATTGTTTTTCTTGTGAGAGGTTTCTAGAAAATATACTAAGATTGGAGATCAAGAAGAACCTTAAAAGAAGAGGCGACTATAGAGGATTCTTGGAGGAACTTTTAGACTTAGGGCTTCGCCCTTAAAAGATATTGAAAATCCCTTTTATAAGGTGGGACCAagactttaaattttattttcttgatggactcttcttttttttagttttaattaaaaataaattcctatCAAGAGTCCAAGTTTGTCATCCATAAAGTGTTATGGTTGTACCATACTCctctaataataattaaaattataattaaaaaataaacaatctatttatttaattataattatttgtctAAGTCAAAATATGATTCtttattgaataattattctattttattattatctatctttaattaaaaagaattaataataaaataaggaaTCCTAATCAAACATGCACTCTTATAATTTATcaacaaattataattaattatagataaagaataaactatttaattctttaattataattaaaatctttcaatattattttatctcaaGACAATAATGTTGGTCccgataatatgtgctagaaaGGGGGTGAATAGTATAATTTAgctcttaacaatattggaaactaattttcagaacttaagaaaataaaaatagagtataagatgcacaGCAATTTAGAGTGATTCGGTCCAAAACCTACATCCACAActttgattatccaaccaaggattttcccaacaaatccactaagattcggtgaaattcacaagctttcaccaagctttacaatggcttttcaaggctcagccaaaaccctttacactagtttttcacgggctcaactaaaactcaaagtgattttccaaggctcaaccacaacctacaacaatcaagctatcctgagcttgaacaaccccttagagtgacttcctcactctaagaatacaagaagagtagtaaaagaaagtacctatgatcacaagttgatctgattggtataagattgagtgcaaaatacaaatgcaaagagtaggcatttaaatgcagacaagtgcagtgaagattttctggtttttcaactctctatagttcaaatctcattcaaggcttctaaaaacttgtttttaattgttggaagacccttttatacttggagaagcaactctgatggcagtttggcagttttatgtccgttggaaatagtttatgatgagttctagccgttaatctgtcttgtagtgctctggttcaattTGCAGACatagagctcttagtcgactgacttggtcgactaagttggttctgttttaGGTTGTAGATTCTAGCAGAGAGCAGTTAGTTGACTGatttggtcgactaagttggttctatttctcaaactcttcagcccaccattcctccaatttgaaacttggtcaaccaacattcttccttgtttcaccaataagcttcctccttatTAAATAGTTGCATCTTGCTATTTttatccctttttttcttttgatatactctttgaagagtta from Theobroma cacao cultivar B97-61/B2 chromosome 9, Criollo_cocoa_genome_V2, whole genome shotgun sequence harbors:
- the LOC108663347 gene encoding uncharacterized protein LOC108663347, translating into MSPRREQPPFTRSVGRGRGRFQRRQLGAIEEESTASTIRAAPAAEQTETPPHPPPPLPLTSILAMPLEAVQALAAFFTAIAGQAQAGQALPTVPLAAPSVPPSPPPVPPPVLDVSDSKKLKEARQHSCVSFMGESDATVAKEVVRMALRAEKLANENKSLRAELAKRRNLSVSSSQPPNRGKNSSVSGSSRRCRNCGNYHVGPCRGPARCFHCDQLGHIRRDCPQLGRATVAAPSPPAHTDIQRRDSSGLQPRQG